The Cetobacterium sp. 8H DNA window GTTTTGCAATCTCCACCAATAAAGAAAATCTTATTGAATCTTTAAATTACTTTAGAACTCTTATCTCTAAACCTATTATTGATGAGAATATTCTTAATTCAACATTGAAATCTAATAGTGAAATTATTAAAAATCGAGATTTTTCTCCAAAATCTGTATTCAAAAAAAATCTTCTTTCAACTTTAAATTCTAATCACCCTAGAAGAAGAATGTTAGAATTAGATGATTTAAATTCAATTTCTGAAGAAAATTTAAGCAATGTTTTTAATAAATTATTTACAAACTTTAAAGATTATAAAATTACTGTTACTGGCTCTATCGAAGAATCTGAACTTATAAATATTCTAGATACATATTTTGCAAATCTTCCAACTAAAAATGGAAGTGTTGAACCTAAAAATTTAAATGTTATCTACCCTAAAGATTCTGTTAGAAAGACTATTGTTCAAGGAGTCGATAAAAAATCTACTGTCGTTTTAACATATCCGTACCATGGTGAATTCTCTTTAGAAAACAGACTTCTTTATGGAGCATTTTCTAATCTTTTAAACATTCTACTGATTGAAGACGTCAGAGAGAAGATAGGTGGTGTTTATTCAATCTCCTCTAGTTCTGAGTTAGAAAAATTAAACTTTGGCGAAAACTATCTTCAAATAGTCTTTAGCACTGATACTAAAAGAACTGATGAAGTCATTAAAAAAGTAAAAGAGGTTATCAACAATATCCAAAAGGGTGAATTCTCAAAAAATAAAATTGAAGACGTACAAAAAAATTATGAACTCAACTTTGAAACAGCAATAAAAACAAACTCATTTTGGAATAATTTCTTGGAGAAAAAAAATTTAATATCTGACTATGAATTTTATACTCCTATGAGGTATAATAGTATTGTAAATTATAATTCGATTGTTGAGTTTTCAAATAAAGCAATCGATAAAAATAACTGCATTGAGGTAGTTCTTCTACCTGAGAAGGAGGATTAATTATGCCACATTTAAAATTCAGAGGTATTGAAAAAAAAATTCTTATTGAAAATAGTAAGGAGTTAATTGATGGATTAACTGAAATTATAAAATGCGACAGAACTTGGTTCACTATTGAACATACAGAGACTGAGTATATTTTTGATGGAGATATCGTTCCAGGTTATATTTTTGTTGACGTAGCATGGTTTGATAGAGGTCAAGAAACAAAAGATTTAGTTGCTTCATTTATCACAACATTTTGTAAAAAATTAAAAAATAATAACGACACTACCGTTATCTTCTATCCCCTAGAAGGTTCTAACTATTATGATAATGGCGAGCACTTCTAAGGTTTATGAAAGATAACATTGCTCTAATAGGCTTTATGGGCAGCGGTAAAACTACTGTTGGCCGAATACTTGCAAGAAGCCTAGACATGAAATTTATAGATATTGACAGATGCATATCTATTCGTGAAAAGAAAACTATCCCTGAAATTTTTGAAGAGCTTGGAGAGAAGTATTTTAGAGATTTAGAAAGAGAAATTATAGAAGAAGAGTCTAGAGATAATAACATCGTTATTTCCACTGGTGGTGGTGCAATAATTGATAACGTTAATATAAAAAACTTAAAACAAACTTCTTTTGTTGTTTTCTTAGATTGTAATGTCGAAACTATTTATGAAAGAGTTCGACGTAGCAAAAACAGACCTCTTTTAAACAACTCCGAAAACTTATTTGAAAAAATTAAGGATCTTCACGAGAAACGTCAAACCTTATATAAAATTTCTGCTGATTTTTCGATAGAAATAACTTCAGAAACAAATCTTTATGACAGTGTTGAAAAAATTAAAAACGCTTACATTCTAAGCTAAGGGGGTTTCTATGAACAAATTGTATGGAAAGACTATTTTAATTACAGGTGCTACAAAAGGAATTGGAAGAAGTTGTGCTTTAGCTTATGCTGAAAAAGGTGCAAACCTTATTCTTACTGCTAGAAGCTCTGACCTATTGGATTCTTTAAAAGAAGAACTAATAAGAAAGTACGGAATTAAAGTTTATACTCTTGTTATGGATGTTAGTGTTAGTAAAGATGTGGAAGAAAAAATTAGTTCTCTTCCTGAATCTTTTAAAAAAATTGATATCCTTATCAACAATGCCGGTTTAGCTCTTGGACTAGACAAAGTTTATTTAGCATCACCAAAAGATATTGATACCGTTGTGGATACTAATGTTAAAGGTATGTTATATGTTACTAGTGCTGTTGTTCCTCTTATGCTAAAGCATAAAAGTGGACATATTGTTAATCTTGGCTCTATTGCTGGGGACGCTGCTTATGCTGGTGGAGCAATCTACTGTGCTACTAAAGCCGCTGTAAAAACATTTTCTGATGGCTTAAGAATTGATTTAGTTGATACAAACATTAAAGTTACCAACATAAAACCTGGACTTGTTGAAACTGAATTCAGTAAAGTAAGATTTAATGGTGATCTTGAAAAAGCTTCAAATGCTTACAAAGGAATTAATCCTTTAACTCCTGATGATGTTGCTGATGTTATAATTTATGCTACTGGACTTCCTGAGAATGTTCAGTTAACAGAGATAGCAATGACACCAAATCATCAAGCCGATGGTAGAACTGTTCATAGAAAATAAAAAATATGGGGTAGTCCAGTATCGGACTACCCCATTTATATTATTAATTATTAATCATTCATATATAATTTTTTATAGATTAAAGGTAAGAATATAGCTCCTGATAAAAAGTTTCCAATTGTAACAGCTAAGAAATGTAATCCCATTCCTCCAAATGTGTAAGCACTTGTCATTAATATTTTTCCTATACTTAGGTAATACATATTTGCAACCACGTGCTGGAAACCTCCAAGAATAAATAACATAATTGGGAACCAAATAGCTAATATTTTTCCTGATAAGTCTTTTGATGCTAATGCAAACCAAACTGCTATCGCTACTAGTACATTACATAAAAATCCGCTTGCTATAGCTTCTACAAACCCTAAGTGAACTTTGTGCTCTGCCACTCCAACAACAAAGTTTGCAAAATCAACTGATGCGTAACTTCCACCAATATAAGTTACATATGCTATAAATACTGATCCAATAAGATTCCCTACCCAAACGGCACATAAGTTTTTTACATATGTTGCTTTTTCTACTTTTCCTTTTGTAAATGCTAAAAGTCCTAAACAATCTCCAGTAAATAATGATCCTCCAACTAAAACAACTAACATAAGACCTGTTGGGAAAACAGAAGCTCCTACGAACTTTCCTGCTCCTCCACCTATTGTAAAGTTAGCAATTAAATTTCCTAAAGCTGACAAAGCAATGTAAACTCCTCCCATAAGTCCTAGTAACATCGTTTTTGTAAAAGAGTAATGCCCTTTGTTTTCTCCTAGTTGAAGAACTTGTTCTGTTGTTTCTTTGTTTGTTAAATAAACCTTCACTTTTTTCCTCCTGATTTTTTTTCGTACAGTTTGGGATTATACACCCTTTCCCCATTTTTTTCAAGCAAATAATAAAAAACTCAGCCTTTTTTAAAGCTGAGTTCTATTTCAATATATTAAGTATATATAAACTTATTTTTATATTATCTCTTAATAAGTTTACCTATTCCATAGGCTATTATAGCAGGAATTAACCATGCAAATCCTATATTCGAAAGAGGAATAAATGCTAAATTCACTTTTAAAACTTCTGCAACACTTATAAACAAAGTTACAAAAGTAACTAATTTGAAACAATTTTTATTCTCAACTCCAAAAATATTTAAAACAATTAAAACAATCGTAACTGGATACAATACAATTAAAACCGGAACAGCTAAACTTATTATATAATCTAGCCCTGCTACTGCTAGTACCGATGAAAATATACAAGTCACTACTGCAATCATTTTATATGAAACATTAAACAGTTTTGCAAACCAGTCACTAACCAAAGCTGTTAATCCAACCGAAGTTGTTAGACAAGCTGCCCCTACACAAACTCCAAATCCGATTTTTCCTAAACTACCTAATGTTAACTCTGCTATTGTTAAAGCTGTTTGAGCTGTAGATAAATTCTCCATTCCACTTATTTGAGATCCTAGATAAATTAAACTGAAATATATTAACCCTAAACCTGATGCAGCTATTATTCCTGAACCAGTTAAAAATCCTTTTTGATCTTTTGGATTTGTAACTCCCTTTGCTTCTAGTCCTTTTATAATTATAACACCAAATAAAACAGAAGCTAAAGCATCCATAGTTTGATATCCATTTATAAATCCATACGAAAATTGACTTCCTTGAATTTTACTTGCAACCGATTCTCCTATCGGATTTATGAAACCTAAAATAGTTATCAAAGCTAGTATTACCAAAATAATAGGCGTTAAAATCTTTCCTAATACATCAGTAACTTTTGATTCATTTAAGACTAAAAAAAGTGTTACCCCAAAAAATATTACAGAGCTCACTATTGCTAAAACTTTAGGATCTACTCCATTAAACAATGGTAATACTCCCATCTCAAAAGTTGTCGACCCTGTTCTTGGAATTGCAAATAATGGCCCTATAACCAATATTAGAGTGGTCAAATATATTTTATTAAATTTAGATGAAACTTTATTTGCAAACTCATCTAGCGTCCCAACTTTAGTAAAAGCAAGAATTCCTAATAACGGTAGTCCAACCCCTGTTAAAAAAAAACCTATTCCTGCTACAAACCAACTTGTTCCAACAGCCACTCCCAATGACGGTGGAAACAATAAATTTCCAGCACCAAAAAACATTGCAAACAATGCTAATCCCAAAACTACAATCTCTTTTTTCTTGTTCATAACTTCCTCCCCTGATTGAATAAACTATTTAGTATCCATATATATTATAGGCCTCTAAAAATGAACTTTTCAATTCATCTCTAAGCTTTTGTGGCTCTAATATTTTTGCTTCTTTTAAAAATGAGGAAAAATAAACTTTTGCATTTTCTAAAGTCATTTCAAAATAATAGATATCATCTTCCTTTTTTAGAAGCTTTGGCTTATAATTTGTCAAACTTTTTAGCATACTTTCTCCCACCGGAGTAAATATAGCCTTAACAACTATTCTCTCTCCTAAAAACGGATCAAAGTTCTTTCTCATTCCATCTATATATTTTTTATCTCTTACCAGTATTTTTTCATTTAATATTCCTAAGAGATTTACATCTTTTAACTTTATACTTCTATATTTTTTATTTTCATCATCATATGCAAAAATAAAATTTTCATCCCCTTGATCCTCTCTCTTAATAAAATATGGCGACAGTGTTAAAATATCTCCTAAATAATCAACTTTAATTTTAACTTTATTTTGTATTGCATCCAATAAAAGCTTATATGTTTCTTGAAATATAAAAATCTCTCTTTGATATTTAAACTGGGATG harbors:
- a CDS encoding shikimate kinase encodes the protein MKDNIALIGFMGSGKTTVGRILARSLDMKFIDIDRCISIREKKTIPEIFEELGEKYFRDLEREIIEEESRDNNIVISTGGGAIIDNVNIKNLKQTSFVVFLDCNVETIYERVRRSKNRPLLNNSENLFEKIKDLHEKRQTLYKISADFSIEITSETNLYDSVEKIKNAYILS
- a CDS encoding SDR family NAD(P)-dependent oxidoreductase; translation: MNKLYGKTILITGATKGIGRSCALAYAEKGANLILTARSSDLLDSLKEELIRKYGIKVYTLVMDVSVSKDVEEKISSLPESFKKIDILINNAGLALGLDKVYLASPKDIDTVVDTNVKGMLYVTSAVVPLMLKHKSGHIVNLGSIAGDAAYAGGAIYCATKAAVKTFSDGLRIDLVDTNIKVTNIKPGLVETEFSKVRFNGDLEKASNAYKGINPLTPDDVADVIIYATGLPENVQLTEIAMTPNHQADGRTVHRK
- a CDS encoding formate/nitrite transporter family protein yields the protein MKVYLTNKETTEQVLQLGENKGHYSFTKTMLLGLMGGVYIALSALGNLIANFTIGGGAGKFVGASVFPTGLMLVVLVGGSLFTGDCLGLLAFTKGKVEKATYVKNLCAVWVGNLIGSVFIAYVTYIGGSYASVDFANFVVGVAEHKVHLGFVEAIASGFLCNVLVAIAVWFALASKDLSGKILAIWFPIMLFILGGFQHVVANMYYLSIGKILMTSAYTFGGMGLHFLAVTIGNFLSGAIFLPLIYKKLYMND
- a CDS encoding DUF1904 domain-containing protein, which encodes MPHLKFRGIEKKILIENSKELIDGLTEIIKCDRTWFTIEHTETEYIFDGDIVPGYIFVDVAWFDRGQETKDLVASFITTFCKKLKNNNDTTVIFYPLEGSNYYDNGEHF
- a CDS encoding WYL domain-containing protein, translated to MKKIRVTVSEDIWRLLKKDSEEFGINNNKLCNFILDKFKYSKKFDIDKFMEPQGRPLKKVIQFDLNVLNKAIYYDILKANHVEIEAEFFRELFEVYSSQFKYQREIFIFQETYKLLLDAIQNKVKIKVDYLGDILTLSPYFIKREDQGDENFIFAYDDENKKYRSIKLKDVNLLGILNEKILVRDKKYIDGMRKNFDPFLGERIVVKAIFTPVGESMLKSLTNYKPKLLKKEDDIYYFEMTLENAKVYFSSFLKEAKILEPQKLRDELKSSFLEAYNIYGY
- the brnQ gene encoding branched-chain amino acid transport system II carrier protein, coding for MNKKKEIVVLGLALFAMFFGAGNLLFPPSLGVAVGTSWFVAGIGFFLTGVGLPLLGILAFTKVGTLDEFANKVSSKFNKIYLTTLILVIGPLFAIPRTGSTTFEMGVLPLFNGVDPKVLAIVSSVIFFGVTLFLVLNESKVTDVLGKILTPIILVILALITILGFINPIGESVASKIQGSQFSYGFINGYQTMDALASVLFGVIIIKGLEAKGVTNPKDQKGFLTGSGIIAASGLGLIYFSLIYLGSQISGMENLSTAQTALTIAELTLGSLGKIGFGVCVGAACLTTSVGLTALVSDWFAKLFNVSYKMIAVVTCIFSSVLAVAGLDYIISLAVPVLIVLYPVTIVLIVLNIFGVENKNCFKLVTFVTLFISVAEVLKVNLAFIPLSNIGFAWLIPAIIAYGIGKLIKR